A stretch of Flavobacterium sp. N2270 DNA encodes these proteins:
- a CDS encoding FAD-dependent oxidoreductase has product MFDALIIGGGVSSVSCALVLGSAHKKPFAENKKIGVIVHQKASSLQNAVFNNAYGIPKGKLGSELLTETTEQLKELYPHVVQIEDEKVLKIEKQTKGFLVETNKNKYTSKIVIIGIGAGNPFTIEGLENYVIPHKKLPLEKNRIQLKNEDHFVEEGIYVIGVLAGHRSQLAIASGSGASVATDVLTLWNEGKQTMVHEAVNK; this is encoded by the coding sequence ATGTTCGATGCTTTAATTATTGGAGGAGGTGTTTCTTCAGTTTCATGTGCACTTGTATTAGGTTCGGCTCATAAAAAACCTTTTGCCGAAAATAAAAAAATTGGAGTTATTGTACATCAAAAGGCATCTTCTTTACAAAATGCCGTTTTTAATAACGCATATGGCATTCCAAAAGGCAAATTAGGATCAGAACTACTTACTGAAACTACTGAGCAATTAAAAGAATTGTATCCTCATGTTGTGCAAATTGAAGATGAAAAGGTTTTAAAAATTGAAAAACAAACTAAAGGTTTTTTAGTTGAAACCAATAAAAATAAATACACTTCAAAAATTGTTATTATAGGTATTGGAGCTGGTAATCCGTTTACCATTGAAGGCTTAGAGAACTACGTTATTCCTCATAAAAAACTTCCGCTAGAAAAAAACAGAATTCAGCTTAAAAATGAAGATCATTTTGTTGAAGAAGGTATTTATGTAATTGGTGTTTTAGCCGGACATAGAAGCCAACTTGCTATTGCATCAGGAAGTGGCGCAAGTGTAGCTACAGATGTATTAACGTTATGGAATGAAGGAAAACAAACTATGGTTCATGAAGCTGTGAATAAATAA
- a CDS encoding MarC family protein, producing the protein MFDWKEIFTISMILFAVIDIVGSIPIIVDLRSKIGHIQSEKATIVAAIIMIAFLFVGEEILKLIGIDANSFAVAGSFVLFFLALEMILGIRLYREDNPTTASIVPIAFPLIAGAGTMTTLLSLRAEYDKINIIIAIIINVIVVYAVLKLSGKIEKILGVNGLGIIRKIFGVILLAISVKLFAANVKGLFI; encoded by the coding sequence ATGTTTGACTGGAAAGAGATTTTTACCATAAGTATGATTCTATTCGCTGTTATTGATATTGTAGGAAGCATTCCTATTATTGTTGATTTACGCAGTAAAATTGGCCATATTCAGTCTGAAAAAGCTACAATTGTTGCAGCAATAATTATGATTGCGTTCTTATTTGTAGGAGAAGAAATTTTAAAATTAATTGGCATTGACGCTAATTCATTTGCCGTTGCGGGTTCGTTTGTATTATTCTTTTTAGCACTAGAAATGATTTTAGGAATTCGACTTTACCGAGAAGACAATCCTACAACTGCTTCAATTGTTCCCATTGCTTTTCCTTTGATTGCTGGGGCTGGAACCATGACTACATTGCTTTCTTTAAGAGCAGAATACGACAAAATAAATATTATTATTGCCATAATAATTAACGTAATTGTGGTTTATGCTGTTTTAAAATTGTCTGGTAAAATTGAAAAAATATTGGGCGTTAACGGATTAGGCATAATACGTAAAATATTTGGCGTAATATTGCTTGCTATATCAGTTAAGCTTTTTGCAGCAAACGTAAAAGGTTTGTTTATTTAA
- a CDS encoding DUF3109 family protein, whose translation MFQLNKTIISEEILEKEFVCNLSACKGACCVDGDAGAPLDEAETKILAEIYPKVKPFLRPEGIAAIEEQGTHTVSDFGELETTLIDGKDCAYVIFDKDTALCGIEQAYNEGIVDWKKPVSCHLYPIRVKEYSDFSAVNYHKWHICSDACELGKELGVPIYKFVKEALVRKFGEEWYSELEKIAEDLKK comes from the coding sequence ATGTTTCAGTTAAATAAAACCATTATTTCCGAAGAGATTCTAGAAAAAGAATTCGTTTGTAATTTATCTGCTTGTAAAGGAGCGTGTTGTGTGGACGGAGATGCTGGTGCACCTTTAGACGAAGCAGAGACTAAAATATTAGCAGAAATTTATCCAAAAGTAAAGCCATTCCTTCGTCCTGAAGGAATTGCAGCAATCGAAGAACAAGGAACACATACTGTTTCTGATTTTGGTGAGCTTGAAACTACTTTAATTGATGGTAAAGACTGTGCGTATGTAATTTTTGACAAAGACACTGCGCTTTGCGGAATAGAACAAGCGTATAACGAAGGTATTGTTGATTGGAAAAAACCAGTTTCTTGTCACTTATACCCTATTCGTGTAAAAGAATACTCTGATTTTTCTGCGGTTAATTATCACAAATGGCATATTTGTTCTGATGCTTGCGAATTAGGAAAAGAACTTGGTGTTCCTATCTATAAATTTGTAAAAGAAGCACTAGTTAGAAAATTTGGAGAAGAATGGTATTCTGAATTAGAAAAAATTGCCGAAGATTTAAAAAAGTAA
- a CDS encoding ribonucleotide-diphosphate reductase subunit beta, producing the protein MSVVEPILQENKDRFVIFPIKHHDIWEWYKKMEASFWTAEEIDLHQDISDWNNKLSDDEKYFIKHILAFFAASDGIVNENLAENFVNEVQYAEAKFFYGFQIMMENIHSETYSLLIDTYVKDEVEKDKLFHALEVFPAIKKKADWALKWIESDSFAERLIAFAAVEGIFFSGAFCSIFWLKKRGLMPGLTFSNELISRDEGVHCDFAVHLHNHHLVNKVPKARIREIIIDALTIEREFITESLPVSLIGMNATLMTQYLEFVTDRLLVELGCEREYNSSNPFDFMDMISLQGKTNFFEKRVAEYQKAGVMNTDSESGKISFDADF; encoded by the coding sequence ATGTCAGTAGTCGAACCAATATTACAAGAAAATAAAGACCGTTTTGTTATTTTTCCAATTAAACACCATGATATATGGGAATGGTATAAGAAAATGGAAGCTAGTTTTTGGACTGCTGAAGAGATTGATTTACACCAAGACATTTCAGACTGGAATAATAAATTAAGCGATGATGAAAAATATTTCATCAAACATATTTTGGCATTTTTCGCAGCTTCTGACGGAATCGTAAATGAAAATTTAGCAGAAAATTTCGTAAACGAAGTGCAATATGCTGAAGCGAAATTCTTTTATGGATTTCAAATCATGATGGAAAACATTCACAGTGAAACCTATTCTCTTTTAATTGATACTTATGTTAAAGATGAGGTTGAAAAAGATAAATTGTTTCATGCACTTGAAGTTTTTCCTGCAATTAAGAAAAAAGCAGATTGGGCTTTAAAATGGATTGAATCTGATTCGTTTGCAGAACGATTAATTGCTTTTGCAGCCGTAGAAGGAATTTTCTTTTCAGGAGCATTCTGTTCAATTTTCTGGTTAAAGAAACGTGGGTTAATGCCAGGATTAACTTTTTCGAACGAATTAATTTCTCGTGATGAAGGTGTGCATTGTGATTTCGCCGTGCATTTGCATAATCATCACTTGGTAAATAAAGTGCCAAAAGCAAGAATTAGAGAAATTATTATAGATGCTTTAACTATCGAAAGAGAATTCATTACAGAGTCGCTTCCAGTAAGTTTAATAGGTATGAATGCAACTTTAATGACGCAATACTTAGAATTTGTAACGGATAGATTATTGGTAGAATTAGGTTGTGAAAGAGAATATAACTCTTCAAACCCATTCGATTTTATGGATATGATTTCATTACAAGGGAAAACTAATTTCTTTGAAAAACGTGTTGCTGAATATCAAAAAGCAGGTGTAATGAACACCGATTCAGAATCTGGAAAAATAAGCTTTGATGCAGACTTTTAA
- a CDS encoding ribonucleoside-diphosphate reductase subunit alpha has translation MNVVKRDGRREPVMFDKITDRIRFLCYELNELVDPVKVAMRVIEGLYDGVSTSELDNLAAETAASMTITHPDYAQLAARIAVSNLHKNTTKSFSETMTEMYHYVNPRTGKKAPLLSEEVYNVIMENAEKLDSTIIYNRDFNYDYFGFKTLERSYLLKINGQIVERPQHMLMRVSIGIHLNDIESAIETYELMSKKFFTHATPTLFNAGTPKPQMSSCFLLTMKDDSIDGIYDTLKQTAKISQSAGGIGLAIHNVRATGSYIRGTNGTSNGIVPMLRVFNDTARYVDQGGGKRKGSFAIYIEPWHADIFDFLDLKKNHGKEEMRARDLFFAMWMCDLFMKRVEEDAAWTLMCPNECPGLDNVYGDEFEALYLSYEQAGKGRKTIKARELWEKILESQIETGTPYMLYKDAANRKSNQKNLGTIRSSNLCTEILEYTSPDEVAVCNLASISLPMFVEDGKFNHQFLFDVTKRITRNLNRVIDRNYYPVIEAENSNMRHRPIGLGVQGLADAFILLRLPFTSDEAKKLNEEIFETIYFAAVTASMELAKEEGPYSTFEGSPISKGEFQYNLWNIKDEDLSGRWDWKALRTEVMANGVRNSLLLAPMPTASTSQILGNNEAFEPYTSNIYTRRVLSGEFIVVNKHLLYDLVELGLWNENLKQEIMRNNGSIQNIDIIPQDIKELYKTVWELSMKDIIDMSRQRGYFIDQSQSLNLFMEGATMAKLTSMHFYAWKSGLKTGMYYLRTKAAVDAIKFTLNNDKKAEPIAVAVETENAAMTEDEFKAMLARAKDAGPEDCEMCGS, from the coding sequence ATGAATGTAGTAAAAAGAGATGGTAGAAGAGAACCTGTAATGTTTGATAAAATTACAGATAGAATTAGATTTTTATGCTACGAGTTAAACGAGTTAGTCGACCCGGTTAAGGTTGCTATGCGTGTAATTGAAGGTTTATATGACGGCGTAAGTACTTCAGAGTTAGATAATTTAGCTGCGGAAACGGCTGCATCTATGACTATTACGCATCCTGATTATGCTCAGTTAGCAGCGCGTATTGCTGTTTCTAATTTACATAAAAACACTACTAAATCATTCTCTGAAACAATGACAGAGATGTATCATTATGTGAATCCTCGTACAGGTAAAAAAGCACCTTTACTTTCAGAGGAAGTATATAATGTAATTATGGAAAATGCTGAAAAGTTAGATTCTACAATTATCTATAATCGCGATTTTAATTACGATTATTTCGGTTTTAAAACTTTAGAGCGTTCCTATTTATTAAAAATAAACGGACAAATTGTTGAGCGTCCGCAACACATGTTAATGCGTGTTTCTATTGGTATTCATTTAAACGATATCGAATCAGCTATTGAAACGTATGAGTTAATGTCGAAGAAATTCTTCACACATGCAACGCCTACTTTATTCAACGCAGGAACACCAAAACCGCAAATGTCATCTTGTTTCTTGTTAACAATGAAAGATGATAGTATTGATGGTATTTACGATACATTAAAACAAACTGCAAAAATTTCTCAATCTGCCGGAGGAATTGGTTTAGCAATTCATAATGTAAGAGCAACAGGTTCATACATTCGTGGAACAAACGGTACTTCAAACGGAATTGTACCTATGTTACGTGTATTTAACGATACGGCTCGTTACGTAGATCAAGGTGGTGGAAAACGTAAAGGTAGTTTTGCAATTTATATTGAGCCTTGGCATGCAGATATTTTTGATTTCTTAGATTTAAAGAAAAATCACGGAAAAGAAGAAATGCGTGCTCGTGATTTATTCTTCGCAATGTGGATGTGTGATTTATTCATGAAGCGTGTTGAAGAAGATGCAGCTTGGACTTTAATGTGTCCAAATGAATGTCCAGGTTTAGATAATGTATATGGAGATGAATTTGAAGCATTATACTTATCATATGAACAAGCTGGAAAAGGAAGAAAAACCATTAAGGCTCGTGAATTATGGGAAAAAATTCTTGAATCTCAAATTGAGACAGGAACTCCATATATGTTGTACAAAGATGCAGCAAACAGAAAATCAAATCAAAAGAACTTAGGAACTATTCGTTCTTCTAATTTATGTACTGAAATTTTAGAATATACATCGCCAGATGAGGTTGCAGTATGTAACTTGGCTTCTATTTCATTGCCAATGTTTGTAGAAGATGGTAAATTCAATCACCAATTCTTATTTGATGTTACCAAAAGAATTACGCGTAACTTAAACAGAGTAATTGATAGAAATTATTATCCAGTAATTGAAGCAGAGAATTCAAACATGCGTCACCGTCCAATTGGATTAGGAGTACAAGGTTTAGCAGATGCTTTTATTTTACTAAGGTTGCCGTTTACAAGTGATGAAGCTAAGAAATTAAACGAAGAAATTTTCGAAACAATTTACTTTGCAGCAGTTACAGCTTCAATGGAATTAGCAAAAGAAGAAGGACCATATTCAACGTTTGAAGGTTCACCAATTTCTAAAGGAGAATTCCAATACAATCTTTGGAACATAAAAGACGAAGATTTATCTGGAAGATGGGATTGGAAAGCATTAAGAACTGAAGTAATGGCAAACGGAGTGCGTAACTCATTATTATTAGCGCCAATGCCAACTGCTTCAACTTCTCAAATTTTAGGAAATAACGAAGCATTCGAACCGTATACTTCAAATATTTATACACGTAGAGTATTGTCTGGAGAATTCATTGTTGTTAACAAACATTTATTATACGATTTAGTAGAACTTGGTTTATGGAATGAAAATCTTAAGCAAGAAATCATGCGTAATAACGGTTCTATTCAAAATATTGATATCATTCCTCAAGACATTAAAGAATTGTACAAAACAGTTTGGGAATTGAGTATGAAAGACATTATTGACATGTCTCGTCAAAGAGGTTATTTTATTGATCAATCGCAATCGTTAAACTTGTTTATGGAAGGCGCTACAATGGCAAAATTAACTTCTATGCATTTTTATGCTTGGAAAAGCGGCTTAAAAACAGGAATGTACTACTTAAGAACAAAAGCTGCGGTAGATGCTATTAAGTTTACTTTAAATAACGATAAAAAAGCGGAACCAATTGCCGTTGCAGTAGAAACTGAAAATGCAGCAATGACAGAAGATGAGTTCAAAGCAATGTTAGCTCGCGCTAAAGATGCAGGACCAGAAGACTGTGAAATGTGCGGTTCTTAA
- the dgt gene encoding dGTP triphosphohydrolase: MQWEQLLSLKRQGDTSKRLRKEQDDTRLGFEVDYDRIIFSAAFRSLQDKTQVIPLSKTDFVHTRLTHSLEVSVVGRSLGRLVGKQVLEKRPYLAEIHGYQMNDFGAIVAAASLAHDIGNPPFGHSGEKAIGEYFTNGNGQQYKDQLSDKEWQDLIDFEGNANGFSVLTSSREGIEGALRISYATLGTFTKYPKESLPKKPTKNICDKKYGFFQQDKEFFAEVAKELGLIPNKSGNDIGFERHPLAYLVEAADDICYTIIDFEDGINLGLIQEEFALEYLIKLVKNGIDSKKYNELTTTEDRISYLRALAIGSLIQDAVKIFMANEEAILSGNFPFAIMDKSQYKAQMDDIIKISVKNVYQSKEVIEKEVIGYKVINVLLDVFCTAYINKSNGNPSNYDNLILKLLPERYQQEKASLYDRLLNICHFVSMLTDGKALQLFNTIQSNKS, encoded by the coding sequence ATGCAATGGGAACAACTTTTGTCTTTAAAAAGACAAGGCGACACAAGTAAACGACTACGAAAAGAACAAGACGATACACGTTTAGGATTTGAAGTCGATTACGACCGAATTATATTTTCGGCAGCGTTTCGTAGTTTACAAGACAAAACACAAGTTATTCCATTATCAAAAACCGACTTTGTACACACAAGATTAACGCACAGTTTAGAAGTTTCGGTTGTAGGTCGTTCTTTAGGGAGATTAGTTGGGAAACAAGTTTTAGAAAAAAGGCCTTATTTGGCTGAAATTCACGGTTACCAAATGAACGATTTTGGAGCCATTGTTGCAGCAGCTTCATTAGCACACGATATTGGAAATCCGCCTTTCGGTCATTCTGGTGAAAAAGCAATTGGCGAATACTTCACAAACGGAAACGGACAACAATATAAAGACCAGCTTTCTGATAAAGAATGGCAAGATTTAATTGATTTTGAAGGAAACGCAAATGGTTTTTCGGTGCTTACTTCTTCTCGTGAGGGGATAGAAGGGGCATTAAGAATTTCCTATGCAACGCTTGGAACTTTCACAAAATATCCAAAAGAAAGTTTGCCTAAAAAACCAACCAAAAACATTTGCGATAAAAAATACGGGTTCTTTCAACAAGACAAAGAATTCTTTGCTGAAGTCGCAAAAGAATTGGGTTTAATTCCAAATAAATCTGGGAATGATATTGGTTTTGAACGTCATCCGTTGGCTTATTTAGTAGAAGCAGCAGATGATATTTGTTATACCATTATCGATTTTGAAGATGGAATTAACTTAGGGTTAATTCAAGAAGAATTTGCATTAGAATACTTAATCAAATTAGTCAAAAACGGAATCGATTCTAAAAAATACAACGAACTTACCACTACAGAAGATAGAATAAGTTATTTACGTGCTTTGGCTATTGGAAGTTTAATTCAAGATGCAGTAAAGATATTTATGGCAAATGAAGAAGCAATACTTTCAGGCAACTTCCCTTTTGCGATAATGGACAAAAGTCAGTACAAAGCACAAATGGATGATATTATAAAAATTAGTGTTAAAAACGTATACCAAAGCAAAGAAGTAATTGAAAAAGAAGTAATTGGCTATAAAGTAATCAATGTCCTTTTAGATGTTTTTTGCACAGCTTATATCAATAAATCAAATGGAAACCCTTCGAATTATGATAATTTAATCTTGAAATTGTTGCCGGAGCGTTACCAACAAGAAAAAGCATCCCTTTATGATAGATTGTTGAACATCTGTCACTTTGTTTCTATGCTTACTGATGGTAAAGCTTTACAGTTATTTAATACAATTCAATCAAACAAGAGTTAA
- a CDS encoding PA domain-containing protein, translating to MKKNVLLILSFVAFLFFSCSKSKNDEQLLNKTNEITVKAVKEESQNVITANTDEVVKVLEKEKKVSVKTQVSSQKETKDLSEIEVLRKKHENFLANSPFKNSMQLSKSERKSAGLPPNKYYEQEWELTIDPSTGKPNPINVALLRKKLADERAADLAAGRTPGDASDNNWVERGPNNVGGRVRAVLFDPNDVTNETVFAGGVSGGLWKNTNISNSLSTWSRVNIPDNLAVTSIAVDPNNSNVFYVGTGESYVGGDVNGDGVWKSTDGGTTWTNIFGGITGPTTFESESSITINSPTGIAGNYASYPTTAFGDLSSLPLTRDIVLVQDNTAPASDGCETITNAAALNGKIALIRRGSCSFVIKVKAAQDAGAVAVIMMNNVGGTPIPMGGTDATITIPSVMISQSDGDILEAALGAGSVNGTINPTVTGGFTGNLVPGQQHINDIKVRNNGGTSEIYVAAGDSFYGSANAATYLGGPAFGLYKSVNGGSTWTEVSLPLTFSGNKHCPNDIEIGVDNKIWLSTTGSVVYGDGGGIIFSSTDGNTFTQRYAVANGDRVQIAVSKQAADKVYVLAELSTTAAVGLYRTDNGFATTTTLAVPIDVETSMGTDFTRGQAFYDLMLEVDPNNDQIAYAGGIDLFKSSNSGSSWSQISHWYGLGGYNNVHSDQHGMAFANGSSTVMVFGNDGGVFYSSNSGATIVSRNRGLNITQFYSVGVAPTGATGGNLSGEYFAAGAQDNGTQYFGGVGAGINASFQSQGGDGAYTMFDQGVDKYYISNYVYNNSINYRTTAGATRVINSESGSNGAFIAPMTLDSSLDILYADYSTSAPVYQIRRYTNLKSGTVGKTLLTNALLTSSATAMTVSKYTTTSTTLLIGCRNGKLLKLTNANSFATWTDITGSGFVGSISDVEYGQSENEIFVTMHNYNVISIWYTSNGGTTWQNKEGNFPDIPVKAILQNPLNLEEVIIGTELGVWYTNNFSSASPTWNQSYNGMSNVKVVDLDLRNDNTVFAATYGRGIFSGMFTSTVLSNQDVVVDNRINIYPNPSNGIVNIAIANYSGSLKVSLVDLNGRVVYSNEINDFSLEQSINVKNYQSGVYLLNLEGENIKLTRKIIFE from the coding sequence ATGAAAAAAAATGTACTCTTAATTTTAAGTTTTGTTGCATTTTTGTTTTTTAGTTGTTCAAAATCTAAAAATGATGAGCAACTATTAAATAAAACAAATGAAATCACAGTTAAAGCTGTTAAAGAAGAATCTCAAAATGTCATTACTGCTAATACTGATGAAGTTGTAAAGGTTCTTGAAAAAGAAAAAAAAGTTTCTGTAAAAACTCAAGTTTCGTCACAAAAAGAAACAAAAGATTTATCAGAGATAGAAGTTTTAAGAAAAAAACATGAAAATTTTTTAGCAAATTCTCCTTTCAAGAATAGTATGCAATTATCAAAGTCTGAAAGAAAATCAGCTGGATTGCCTCCTAATAAATATTATGAGCAAGAATGGGAATTAACTATAGACCCTTCAACTGGAAAACCTAATCCTATAAATGTTGCGCTTTTAAGAAAAAAACTTGCTGACGAAAGAGCTGCAGATCTTGCTGCTGGAAGAACGCCAGGAGACGCAAGTGATAATAATTGGGTGGAAAGAGGTCCTAATAATGTTGGAGGACGTGTTAGGGCAGTTCTATTCGATCCAAATGATGTAACAAATGAGACTGTTTTTGCTGGTGGAGTAAGTGGTGGTTTGTGGAAAAATACTAATATTTCTAATTCACTTTCAACATGGTCAAGAGTAAATATTCCAGATAATTTAGCCGTTACTTCAATTGCTGTTGACCCGAATAACTCTAATGTATTTTATGTAGGTACGGGTGAGTCATATGTTGGTGGAGATGTTAATGGAGATGGAGTTTGGAAATCTACTGATGGAGGAACAACATGGACAAATATATTTGGTGGAATTACAGGTCCTACAACATTTGAATCTGAGTCTTCAATTACAATTAATAGCCCAACTGGAATTGCCGGTAATTATGCTAGTTATCCTACAACAGCATTTGGAGATTTAAGTTCTTTGCCTTTAACACGTGATATCGTTCTTGTTCAAGATAATACAGCCCCAGCTTCTGATGGGTGTGAAACAATAACTAATGCTGCGGCATTAAATGGTAAAATTGCTCTAATCAGAAGAGGTTCGTGTTCTTTTGTTATAAAAGTAAAAGCTGCACAAGATGCTGGGGCCGTTGCTGTAATTATGATGAATAACGTTGGTGGTACCCCAATCCCAATGGGAGGAACTGATGCTACAATTACCATTCCTTCAGTGATGATTTCTCAATCAGATGGAGATATTTTAGAAGCTGCTCTAGGAGCAGGAAGTGTTAATGGTACAATAAATCCAACCGTTACAGGAGGGTTTACAGGTAACTTGGTTCCTGGCCAGCAACATATCAATGATATAAAAGTTAGGAATAATGGGGGAACTTCTGAAATTTATGTAGCTGCTGGAGACTCTTTTTACGGTTCTGCTAATGCTGCAACATATTTAGGAGGACCTGCTTTTGGATTGTATAAGTCAGTAAATGGAGGTTCAACTTGGACAGAAGTAAGTTTACCATTAACATTTTCTGGGAATAAACATTGTCCAAATGATATTGAAATTGGGGTTGACAATAAAATATGGCTTTCAACAACTGGGAGTGTAGTTTATGGTGATGGAGGGGGAATTATCTTTTCTTCTACTGATGGTAATACTTTTACACAAAGGTATGCTGTTGCAAATGGAGATAGAGTTCAGATAGCTGTTTCAAAACAAGCTGCAGATAAAGTTTATGTTTTAGCAGAATTATCAACAACGGCAGCTGTAGGCTTATATAGAACTGATAATGGATTTGCGACTACTACAACATTAGCTGTGCCTATTGATGTGGAAACAAGCATGGGAACAGATTTTACAAGGGGACAAGCTTTTTATGATTTAATGTTAGAAGTTGATCCAAATAATGACCAAATTGCTTATGCCGGTGGTATTGATTTGTTTAAATCTTCAAATTCGGGCTCTAGTTGGTCTCAAATTAGTCATTGGTATGGTCTTGGGGGTTATAATAATGTACATTCAGATCAGCATGGTATGGCTTTTGCAAACGGGAGCTCAACTGTAATGGTTTTTGGAAATGATGGAGGTGTGTTTTACTCAAGTAATTCGGGAGCAACTATTGTTTCTAGAAATAGAGGTTTAAATATTACTCAGTTTTATAGTGTTGGAGTTGCTCCAACGGGGGCTACAGGAGGAAATTTATCAGGAGAATATTTTGCAGCAGGTGCTCAAGACAATGGAACACAGTATTTCGGCGGTGTAGGTGCGGGTATAAACGCTAGTTTCCAATCTCAAGGTGGAGATGGTGCTTATACAATGTTTGATCAAGGTGTTGATAAATATTATATTTCTAATTATGTATACAATAATAGTATTAATTATAGAACTACTGCAGGAGCTACACGAGTAATAAATAGTGAGTCGGGAAGTAATGGTGCATTTATTGCGCCAATGACTTTAGACTCTAGTTTAGATATTTTATATGCTGATTACTCTACTTCAGCCCCTGTTTACCAAATTAGAAGGTATACTAACCTTAAGTCAGGAACAGTTGGAAAAACACTTTTAACAAATGCTTTGTTGACTAGTTCAGCAACTGCAATGACAGTTTCTAAATATACAACTACTTCAACCACTCTTTTGATAGGTTGTAGAAATGGTAAATTGTTGAAGCTAACAAATGCAAATTCATTTGCTACATGGACTGATATAACAGGATCAGGTTTTGTAGGAAGTATTTCTGATGTGGAATACGGTCAATCGGAAAATGAGATTTTTGTTACCATGCATAATTATAATGTAATTAGTATTTGGTACACTTCAAATGGTGGAACTACATGGCAAAATAAAGAAGGTAATTTTCCTGATATTCCTGTAAAAGCAATTTTGCAAAACCCATTAAATCTTGAAGAAGTTATTATAGGAACTGAGCTTGGAGTTTGGTATACAAATAACTTTAGTAGTGCATCTCCAACATGGAATCAGTCTTATAATGGTATGAGTAATGTTAAAGTTGTAGATTTAGATTTAAGAAATGACAACACTGTTTTTGCTGCAACTTACGGAAGAGGTATTTTCTCTGGGATGTTTACAAGTACAGTTTTATCTAATCAAGATGTTGTTGTTGATAATAGGATAAATATATATCCTAACCCTTCTAATGGTATTGTTAATATTGCAATTGCTAATTATTCAGGTTCATTAAAAGTTAGTTTAGTAGACTTAAACGGAAGAGTCGTTTATTCAAACGAAATAAATGACTTCTCATTAGAGCAATCAATTAATGTTAAAAATTATCAATCTGGTGTTTATCTATTAAACTTAGAAGGTGAGAATATAAAACTTACAAGAAAGATTATTTTTGAGTAA
- the rpmA gene encoding 50S ribosomal protein L27 — MAHKKGVGSSKNGRESESKRLGVKIYGGQAAIAGNIIVRQRGSKHNPGENVYMGKDHTLHAKVDGIVQFQKKKDNKSFVSITPFEA, encoded by the coding sequence ATGGCTCACAAAAAAGGTGTCGGTAGTTCGAAGAATGGTAGAGAATCAGAATCGAAACGTTTAGGCGTAAAGATTTATGGTGGTCAAGCAGCTATTGCTGGGAATATCATTGTAAGACAAAGAGGTTCTAAACATAATCCAGGTGAAAATGTTTACATGGGTAAGGATCATACTTTGCATGCAAAAGTTGATGGAATTGTACAATTCCAAAAGAAGAAAGATAATAAATCTTTTGTTTCTATTACTCCATTTGAGGCGTAA
- the rplU gene encoding 50S ribosomal protein L21: protein MYAIVEIAGQQFKVSKDQKVYVHRLAEQEGDKVSFDKVMLLDDNGTITLGAPAIDGASVEAKILKHLKGDKVIVFKKKRRKGYKVKNGHRQSLTQIVIEGIQSSGATKKAAPKKETAPKTEAAPKAKASKKGDDLKKIEGIGPKAAEALVAAGVDTFAKLASTSVDSIKEIFDASASKLSHLDPTTWAQQATLAAEGKWDELQKLQDELNGGKAV from the coding sequence ATGTATGCAATCGTAGAGATAGCAGGGCAACAATTTAAAGTAAGCAAAGACCAAAAGGTTTATGTACACCGTTTAGCAGAACAAGAAGGAGACAAGGTTTCTTTTGATAAAGTTATGTTATTAGACGATAATGGTACTATTACCCTAGGCGCCCCAGCTATAGATGGAGCTTCAGTTGAAGCAAAAATCTTAAAACACCTTAAAGGAGACAAAGTAATTGTTTTCAAAAAGAAAAGAAGAAAAGGTTACAAAGTTAAAAATGGTCACAGACAATCTTTAACTCAAATTGTAATTGAAGGAATTCAATCTTCAGGAGCAACTAAAAAAGCTGCACCTAAGAAAGAAACTGCTCCTAAAACAGAAGCTGCGCCAAAAGCAAAAGCATCTAAAAAAGGTGATGATTTAAAAAAGATTGAAGGAATTGGACCAAAAGCTGCTGAGGCTTTAGTTGCTGCAGGAGTAGATACTTTTGCTAAATTAGCTTCAACTAGTGTTGATTCAATCAAAGAAATTTTTGATGCATCAGCTTCAAAATTATCTCATTTAGATCCAACAACTTGGGCTCAACAAGCAACTTTAGCTGCTGAAGGGAAATGGGATGAATTACAAAAATTACAAGACGAGTTAAACGGTGGTAAAGCTGTTTAA